In a genomic window of Prochlorococcus marinus subsp. marinus str. CCMP1375:
- the ychF gene encoding redox-regulated ATPase YchF produces the protein MLKVGIVGLPNVGKSTLFNALVANAQAQAANFPFCTIEPNVGTVSVPDDRLKLLGALSDSKELVPTRIEFVDIAGLVKGASQGEGLGNKFLSNIREVDAIVHVVRCFEDENVIHVSGSVDPVRDIEIINLELGLSDLSQIEKRRERLKKQIRNNKESQVEDQILEKIHLEIEQGGVARSVTLLDEERQLIKPLGLLTAKPIIYASNLTEDELSLGNVFSKNVKELAENESSENVRISAQVEAELIELGEFERQDYLAGLGVQEGGLQSLIKASYNLLGLRTYFTTGEKETKAWTINSGMTAPQAAGVIHTDFERGFIRAQTINYEKLLTAGSLLEAKNKGWIRSEGKEYIVQEGDVMEFLFNV, from the coding sequence ATGCTCAAAGTTGGAATAGTTGGTCTCCCAAACGTTGGGAAATCCACTTTGTTTAATGCTCTGGTTGCAAATGCACAAGCTCAGGCAGCTAATTTCCCATTCTGTACGATTGAGCCAAATGTGGGAACAGTTTCAGTTCCTGATGATCGACTTAAGTTGCTTGGAGCCTTAAGTGATAGCAAAGAATTGGTCCCTACTCGAATTGAATTTGTTGATATTGCGGGCCTAGTTAAAGGAGCTAGCCAAGGAGAAGGTCTAGGGAACAAGTTTTTATCGAATATTCGTGAAGTTGATGCGATAGTTCATGTTGTGCGTTGTTTTGAAGATGAAAATGTAATTCATGTGTCTGGTTCAGTAGATCCAGTAAGAGATATAGAAATTATAAATTTGGAACTTGGGCTTTCTGACCTCAGTCAAATAGAAAAACGAAGAGAACGTTTGAAAAAGCAAATTCGCAATAATAAGGAAAGCCAAGTTGAAGATCAAATTTTAGAAAAGATACATTTAGAAATTGAACAAGGAGGAGTTGCAAGAAGCGTGACCTTGCTTGATGAAGAAAGACAATTGATAAAGCCATTGGGATTGCTAACAGCTAAACCCATAATTTATGCATCGAATTTAACCGAAGATGAACTTTCTTTAGGGAATGTATTCTCAAAAAATGTTAAAGAGCTTGCTGAGAATGAAAGTAGTGAGAACGTAAGAATCTCTGCTCAGGTAGAGGCTGAATTAATTGAATTAGGAGAATTTGAAAGGCAGGATTATCTGGCTGGATTAGGCGTTCAAGAAGGCGGCCTTCAGAGTTTGATTAAGGCTTCATATAATTTACTTGGCCTTAGAACTTATTTCACTACCGGAGAAAAGGAAACCAAAGCTTGGACAATTAATTCAGGAATGACTGCTCCACAAGCAGCTGGAGTAATACATACAGATTTTGAAAGAGGCTTTATTCGTGCCCAAACCATTAATTATGAAAAATTACTTACAGCTGGGTCATTGCTTGAGGCTAAAAATAAAGGTTGGATTCGTAGCGAAGGCAAAGAATATATTGTTCAGGAGGGAGATGTTATGGAGTTCTTATTTAATGTTTAG